A single genomic interval of uncultured Desulfobulbus sp. harbors:
- a CDS encoding phosphatidate cytidylyltransferase, translating to MNRVIPGLLMVVCWFLLLFMGSSVLFWFVGLMGAAIALHEFFRMTCGFIAGLRLFVTIGACLLPMVAVFNGQIALLPAGIFGSLLAVVALALHGYGKVEDVLRYLSCAGFATLYISVSLAHLVLIRFLPQGPYWLILFIAMIAGSDTGAYYAGKTFGRRKLFPLISPKKTVAGGIGGILTGVLAAELINLFLPQSADPLLLLLGSSVLIVIGIAGDLTESLIKRSVGVKDSGTVLLGHGGLLDRVDSLLLTGPVLYYLLFFNVLQ from the coding sequence ATGAATCGTGTGATCCCTGGCCTGCTGATGGTGGTTTGTTGGTTTTTGCTGCTCTTTATGGGCTCCTCTGTGCTTTTTTGGTTCGTCGGACTGATGGGCGCTGCCATCGCCCTGCATGAATTTTTTCGTATGACCTGCGGTTTTATCGCAGGTCTTCGTTTGTTTGTCACCATAGGTGCCTGTCTGCTGCCGATGGTAGCCGTGTTCAACGGGCAGATTGCCCTGCTGCCAGCGGGGATCTTCGGTTCGCTGTTGGCGGTTGTCGCCTTGGCCCTGCACGGCTATGGCAAGGTTGAGGATGTACTGCGCTACCTCAGTTGTGCCGGTTTTGCCACCCTCTATATTTCCGTCAGCCTGGCGCACCTGGTCCTGATCCGCTTCCTCCCCCAGGGGCCGTACTGGCTCATTCTGTTCATTGCGATGATAGCCGGCTCAGACACCGGGGCCTACTATGCCGGCAAGACCTTTGGCCGCCGCAAACTCTTTCCTCTGATCAGTCCCAAAAAAACGGTCGCTGGTGGCATCGGCGGCATCTTGACCGGGGTTCTTGCTGCTGAACTCATCAATCTGTTTTTGCCGCAATCGGCCGACCCACTCCTGCTCTTGCTGGGCAGCAGTGTGCTTATCGTGATCGGTATCGCCGGTGACTTGACCGAATCGCTGATTAAACGTTCCGTTGGCGTCAAGGATTCCGGAACCGTGCTTTTGGGGCACGGCGGTCTCCTTGATCGTGTTGACAGCCTTCTGCTCACTGGGCCCGTGCTCTATTATTTGCTCTTTTTCAACGTCCTTCAATGA
- a CDS encoding isoprenyl transferase: protein MEIQEADCTIPRHVAIIMDGNGRWAEERHRPRLFGHKAGVDTVREIVEVARSLGIGYLTLYAFSTENWKRPAGEVSGLMGLLKTYLQAELRTMLRNDIRLNCLGFPQRLPEDVRRILLESIEQTRSCTGLTLNLALNYGGRSELLEVVRQIARDCRDGVLDPADLDEAAISDRLFTAGQPDPDLLIRTGGENRLSNFLLWQASYAELYFTETKWPDFHKDQFLAALHNFSQRQRRFGRTGAQLSGT, encoded by the coding sequence GTGGAGATCCAAGAAGCAGACTGTACCATACCCCGGCATGTTGCCATTATCATGGACGGCAACGGAAGGTGGGCAGAAGAACGTCATCGCCCGAGGCTGTTCGGCCATAAAGCCGGCGTTGACACCGTCCGTGAAATTGTTGAGGTGGCACGGTCCCTTGGGATCGGCTATCTCACCCTCTATGCCTTTTCCACCGAAAACTGGAAGCGTCCCGCCGGCGAGGTAAGCGGCCTCATGGGGCTGTTGAAAACCTATCTTCAGGCCGAATTGCGGACCATGCTGCGCAATGATATTCGGCTCAACTGTTTGGGCTTTCCCCAAAGGCTTCCGGAAGATGTTCGTCGCATCCTCTTGGAGAGCATCGAACAGACGCGATCCTGCACTGGCTTGACCCTGAATCTTGCCTTGAACTATGGCGGCCGTTCAGAGTTGCTGGAGGTGGTCAGGCAGATCGCCCGGGATTGTCGGGATGGTGTACTCGATCCCGCCGATCTTGACGAAGCAGCGATCAGTGATCGCCTCTTCACTGCCGGGCAGCCTGATCCGGATCTCCTTATCCGCACCGGCGGTGAGAACCGGCTCTCCAATTTCCTCCTCTGGCAGGCCTCCTACGCGGAACTGTATTTCACCGAGACCAAATGGCCTGATTTTCATAAAGACCAATTCCTTGCCGCCCTGCACAATTTTTCCCAACGACAACGTCGGTTCGGGAGAACCGGAGCCCAACTCAGCGGTACGTAA
- the frr gene encoding ribosome recycling factor produces the protein MSNAIIDQLNEKMASSIEALKRDLVKIRTGRATLSLLDGIKVNAYGSQMTLDQVSALTIPESNMIAIKPWDPQVLPAIEKAILASDLGLTPSSDGNVIRLTIPPLTEDRRKELVKQVKKLGEEHKIALRNVRREANETLKKLKKDKEISEDDMFRLQDESQKATDSFVAQIDEITSGKEKEVMAV, from the coding sequence ATGTCCAACGCCATTATCGACCAGTTGAATGAAAAAATGGCCTCAAGCATCGAGGCCCTCAAGCGCGATCTTGTGAAAATTCGGACCGGGCGCGCCACTTTGTCCCTGCTTGATGGCATCAAGGTCAATGCCTACGGCTCGCAGATGACCTTAGACCAGGTGAGTGCACTCACCATTCCTGAAAGCAACATGATTGCGATCAAACCCTGGGATCCGCAGGTCCTGCCTGCCATCGAAAAGGCCATCCTTGCCTCCGATCTCGGATTGACCCCGAGCAGCGATGGGAACGTGATTCGCCTCACTATCCCACCGTTGACCGAAGATCGTCGTAAGGAGTTGGTCAAGCAGGTGAAAAAACTTGGAGAGGAACACAAGATTGCCCTGCGCAATGTTCGCCGGGAAGCCAACGAAACCCTCAAAAAGTTGAAAAAGGACAAAGAAATCTCTGAGGACGACATGTTCCGCCTTCAGGACGAATCGCAAAAGGCCACTGATAGTTTTGTCGCCCAAATCGACGAAATTACCAGCGGCAAAGAAAAGGAAGTGATGGCTGTCTGA
- the pyrH gene encoding UMP kinase yields MKFKRVLLKISGEALMGDRPYGISTEVIKYLSQEIQALHNLKIELALVIGAGNIFRGVAGAASGMDRSSADNMGMLGTVMNSLAVQDGLENLDIPTKVMSAITMLNVCEAYERLKALDHLEHKRVVIFAAGTGNPYFTTDTAAVLRALEIKADVIMKATRVDGVYDRDPEKDANAVRYHTLTFSTVLRDDLKIMDAAGISLARDNNLPIFVFDMTKPGNIVKAVTGEDVGTLITN; encoded by the coding sequence ATGAAATTCAAACGAGTTCTTTTGAAAATCAGTGGTGAAGCCCTGATGGGGGATCGGCCCTACGGCATCAGCACTGAGGTCATCAAGTACTTGTCCCAGGAAATTCAGGCGCTGCATAACCTCAAAATCGAACTCGCCCTTGTGATAGGGGCGGGGAATATTTTTCGCGGTGTTGCCGGAGCTGCCAGTGGTATGGACAGGAGCTCCGCCGACAACATGGGGATGCTCGGGACGGTCATGAATTCGCTTGCCGTCCAGGATGGACTTGAAAATCTGGATATCCCCACCAAGGTTATGTCCGCCATCACCATGCTCAATGTCTGCGAAGCCTATGAGCGACTGAAAGCCCTCGATCATTTGGAACATAAAAGGGTGGTTATCTTTGCCGCTGGTACCGGTAATCCCTACTTCACAACCGATACCGCCGCCGTGCTTCGTGCCCTGGAAATCAAGGCCGATGTCATTATGAAAGCCACCAGGGTTGATGGGGTGTATGATCGGGATCCGGAAAAGGATGCCAATGCTGTGCGTTATCATACCCTCACCTTTTCCACTGTCCTGCGCGATGATCTCAAAATCATGGATGCCGCAGGAATCTCCCTTGCCCGTGACAACAACCTGCCGATCTTTGTCTTCGACATGACAAAGCCCGGCAATATCGTCAAAGCGGTTACCGGAGAAGATGTGGGAACGCTGATCACCAATTGA
- the tsf gene encoding translation elongation factor Ts has translation MTITSQMVKELRDKTNAGMMDCKKALTETDGDMEKAVDLLRQKGLAVAAKRADRETKEGVVECYIHAGGKLGVMVEVGCETDFVAKTDDFKAFAKDIAMHIAAVNPVAINRDDVPAELVAREKEIYVKQALDSGKPEQIVEKIVSGKMEKYLAEICLLEQKFVKNPDLSIQDLLNELVAKMGENISVKQFARFQIG, from the coding sequence GTGACAATTACAAGTCAAATGGTAAAGGAACTGCGGGATAAGACCAATGCCGGCATGATGGACTGTAAAAAGGCCCTCACCGAAACCGATGGTGACATGGAAAAGGCCGTTGACCTGCTGCGCCAAAAAGGATTAGCTGTTGCCGCAAAACGTGCCGACCGAGAGACCAAAGAAGGCGTTGTCGAATGCTACATTCACGCTGGCGGCAAACTCGGCGTCATGGTAGAGGTCGGATGCGAGACCGATTTCGTTGCCAAAACGGATGATTTCAAGGCTTTTGCCAAAGATATCGCCATGCATATCGCCGCGGTCAACCCGGTTGCCATCAACCGTGACGATGTTCCTGCTGAATTGGTAGCGCGCGAAAAAGAAATCTATGTTAAACAGGCCCTTGACTCAGGCAAACCTGAGCAGATCGTCGAAAAAATCGTTTCCGGCAAGATGGAGAAATACCTCGCTGAGATCTGTCTGCTGGAGCAGAAATTCGTCAAGAATCCGGATCTGTCCATTCAAGACCTGCTCAATGAACTTGTCGCCAAGATGGGTGAGAACATCTCTGTGAAGCAGTTTGCCCGTTTTCAAATCGGCTAA
- the rpsB gene encoding 30S ribosomal protein S2 encodes MAAVNMRQMLEAGLHFGHQTRRWNPKMKPYIYGPRNGIYIVNLDITMKLFRKAYAALADIVGEGGNVLFVCTKRQGQAIIKEEAERCGMYFVNHRWLGGMLTNFQTIKHSVDRLKKIETMQADGSINRFPKKEILMMEKERVKLDRNIGGIKNMRTLPDVLFVVDPKNEDIAIGEAVKLGIPVIALTDTNCDPDGIDYIIPGNDDAIRAIKLISSMMAEAVLEGKSRRGEETPADIDDLEAAMSSGTEEDLAAKVEEE; translated from the coding sequence ATGGCAGCAGTTAACATGCGTCAAATGTTGGAAGCCGGTCTGCACTTCGGGCATCAGACCCGGCGGTGGAATCCCAAGATGAAACCGTATATCTACGGTCCTCGCAATGGAATTTACATTGTCAACCTCGATATCACCATGAAGCTTTTCAGAAAGGCCTATGCCGCTCTGGCTGACATCGTCGGTGAAGGCGGCAACGTACTTTTCGTTTGCACCAAACGTCAGGGCCAGGCCATTATCAAGGAAGAGGCCGAGCGTTGTGGGATGTATTTTGTCAACCACCGTTGGCTTGGCGGAATGCTCACCAATTTTCAGACCATCAAACATTCCGTCGATCGTCTGAAAAAGATTGAAACCATGCAGGCCGACGGTTCCATCAACCGCTTCCCCAAAAAGGAAATCCTCATGATGGAAAAGGAGCGGGTGAAACTGGACCGGAACATCGGCGGTATCAAGAACATGCGCACCCTTCCGGATGTGCTTTTTGTGGTTGACCCCAAAAACGAAGACATCGCCATTGGCGAGGCCGTGAAACTTGGCATTCCGGTCATCGCCTTGACCGATACCAACTGTGATCCCGACGGCATAGACTACATCATTCCTGGTAATGACGATGCGATCCGCGCGATCAAATTGATCTCCTCCATGATGGCTGAGGCTGTTCTTGAAGGGAAATCACGTCGCGGTGAAGAAACACCCGCTGACATCGATGACCTTGAGGCCGCCATGAGCAGCGGAACCGAGGAAGACCTCGCCGCAAAAGTCGAAGAGGAATAA
- a CDS encoding YkgJ family cysteine cluster protein: MDYQNLIPSDREQVGKDPFRFHCHPGVSCFLTCCRNVNLHLYPYDILLLKKQLGLRSAEVLERFTIICEGSHPFFPGLKLKLLDDESASCPFLSDQGCTVYANRPTACRTYPLERGLESTGKGQPLRIHYFLTHHPYCKGHLEERTYTVRQWERDQNLHQCNSINDMWAELDAFFASNPWAGEGKAGPYQRLAFMACYNIDDFRSYTVKENIIAQFKLTKDDRRRIERDDEALLQFGFRWLEFVLGGRRQLIRK; this comes from the coding sequence ATGGATTACCAAAATTTAATCCCTTCTGATCGTGAGCAGGTCGGGAAAGATCCTTTTCGGTTTCATTGCCATCCCGGGGTTTCGTGTTTTCTTACCTGCTGTCGTAATGTCAATCTTCATCTCTATCCCTACGATATTCTGCTGCTCAAAAAACAGCTCGGTCTACGGAGCGCCGAAGTCCTTGAACGATTCACCATCATCTGCGAGGGGAGTCACCCGTTTTTTCCCGGTCTCAAACTCAAACTGTTGGACGACGAATCTGCCTCCTGCCCTTTTCTCAGTGACCAGGGGTGCACGGTATACGCGAACCGGCCTACAGCCTGTCGTACCTATCCCCTCGAACGAGGACTTGAAAGTACCGGCAAAGGGCAACCTCTTCGCATTCATTATTTTCTCACCCATCATCCCTACTGCAAGGGGCATCTAGAGGAGCGCACCTATACGGTGCGGCAGTGGGAGCGCGACCAGAACCTGCACCAATGCAATTCGATCAACGACATGTGGGCTGAACTCGATGCTTTTTTTGCTTCCAATCCTTGGGCGGGCGAGGGAAAAGCAGGTCCGTACCAACGTCTGGCCTTCATGGCCTGCTATAATATCGATGACTTCCGTTCCTATACGGTTAAGGAAAATATTATAGCGCAATTCAAACTGACCAAGGACGATAGAAGGCGTATCGAGCGTGATGACGAGGCCTTGCTTCAATTCGGGTTTCGCTGGCTCGAATTTGTGCTCGGCGGAAGAAGACAGCTGATCCGCAAATAG